One window from the genome of Pseudomonas frederiksbergensis encodes:
- a CDS encoding xanthine dehydrogenase family protein molybdopterin-binding subunit translates to MSRLPDDFVLSNLSRRGFLKGASATGVLVLAATWGLPDAFAEEKKFGAEGMPHGAVDDPKVYVSIAADGSVTVICNRSEMGQGVRTSLSMVVADELDADWALVKVQQAPADEARFGNQDTDGSRSMRHWYEPMRRCGAAARTMLELAAAAQWKVPVSECRAQLHKVVHQPSGRELGYGELAAAASALPVPGRDSLRLKQPSEFRYIGKEASRAIDGADIVNGRAVFGADVHFDGMLYAVIARPPVYGGKVKSVDGSAALKVPGVVKVLQIEGRPLPSEFQPLGGVAVVAKNTWAAIKGREALKIEWDDGPNARYDSIAYRKELEAAALKPGKVLRSTGDLDGALTKASSTLEASYYLPHLSQSPMEPMVAVARFKDGQCEAWAPSQAPQVTRERVAERLGIPFEKVTVNITLLGGGFGRKSKPDFVVEAAVLAKEFPGQAIRVQWTREDDIHHSYFHTVSAEYLKAGLDKDGMPAAWLHRTVAPTITALFAPGMTHEAPFEVGMGVTNMAYAIPNMRLENPEAVAHTRVGWYRSVSNIPHGFAIQSFIDELAHKAGQDPLEYHLKLLGPDRKIDPNSLNDSWNYGESPERYPIDTARIRTVLETAAKAAEWGRELPKGRGLGLAVHYSFVTYVAAALEVEVKDDGTVIVHKADIAVDCGPQINPERIRSQFEGACVMGLGNAMVGEISFKDGKVQQDNFHMYEVARMSLAPKKVAVHLVTPPGEVPLGGVGEPGVPPIAPALCNAIFAATGKRIRDLPVRYQLQGWQQAKA, encoded by the coding sequence ATGAGCCGCCTGCCTGATGATTTCGTGCTGAGCAACCTCAGCCGCCGTGGTTTTCTCAAGGGCGCCAGTGCCACCGGCGTGCTGGTGCTGGCGGCCACCTGGGGCCTGCCGGATGCCTTTGCCGAAGAGAAGAAGTTCGGCGCCGAGGGCATGCCCCATGGCGCGGTCGATGATCCGAAGGTGTATGTCAGTATCGCCGCAGACGGCAGCGTGACGGTGATCTGCAATCGTTCGGAAATGGGCCAGGGCGTGCGCACCAGCCTGAGCATGGTAGTCGCCGACGAACTGGACGCCGACTGGGCGCTCGTCAAGGTCCAGCAGGCGCCAGCGGACGAAGCGCGTTTCGGCAACCAGGACACCGACGGCTCGCGCAGCATGCGTCACTGGTACGAGCCGATGCGCCGTTGCGGTGCCGCTGCCCGGACCATGCTGGAATTGGCGGCCGCCGCACAGTGGAAGGTGCCGGTGAGCGAATGCCGTGCGCAACTGCACAAAGTGGTGCACCAGCCTTCGGGTCGCGAGCTGGGTTATGGCGAATTGGCTGCCGCCGCCAGCGCCTTGCCAGTCCCGGGACGCGACAGCCTGCGCCTCAAGCAGCCGTCGGAGTTCCGCTATATCGGCAAGGAAGCGAGCCGCGCCATCGATGGTGCAGACATCGTCAACGGGCGCGCGGTTTTCGGCGCTGATGTGCATTTTGACGGCATGCTCTATGCCGTCATCGCGCGCCCGCCGGTCTATGGCGGCAAGGTCAAATCCGTGGACGGCAGCGCAGCGCTGAAAGTACCGGGCGTGGTCAAGGTGCTGCAGATCGAAGGGCGTCCGTTGCCCTCTGAGTTCCAACCCCTGGGCGGCGTCGCCGTGGTGGCAAAAAACACTTGGGCGGCGATCAAGGGCCGCGAAGCGCTGAAGATCGAGTGGGACGATGGCCCGAACGCCCGCTATGACTCCATCGCCTATCGCAAGGAATTGGAAGCGGCCGCTCTCAAGCCCGGGAAAGTCCTGCGCAGCACCGGTGATCTCGACGGTGCGCTGACCAAGGCGAGCTCGACGCTGGAGGCCTCGTATTACCTGCCGCACCTCTCCCAATCCCCCATGGAACCGATGGTTGCCGTCGCACGGTTCAAGGATGGTCAATGCGAAGCCTGGGCACCGAGCCAGGCACCGCAGGTGACCCGTGAACGCGTGGCCGAGCGCCTGGGCATTCCTTTCGAGAAGGTAACGGTTAACATTACATTGTTGGGCGGCGGTTTCGGGCGCAAGTCCAAACCCGACTTCGTCGTCGAGGCGGCTGTGCTCGCCAAGGAATTCCCCGGCCAGGCCATACGGGTACAGTGGACCCGCGAGGACGATATCCATCACTCGTATTTCCACACTGTCTCGGCCGAATACCTGAAGGCCGGCCTGGACAAGGACGGCATGCCTGCCGCTTGGCTGCACCGCACCGTGGCCCCGACCATCACCGCTCTGTTCGCGCCGGGCATGACCCATGAAGCGCCGTTCGAGGTGGGGATGGGCGTGACGAACATGGCCTACGCCATCCCCAACATGCGCCTGGAAAACCCCGAGGCGGTAGCCCACACGCGGGTCGGCTGGTACCGCTCGGTGTCAAACATCCCCCACGGTTTTGCGATCCAGAGCTTCATCGACGAATTGGCCCACAAGGCCGGCCAGGACCCGCTTGAGTACCACCTCAAGTTGTTGGGCCCGGACCGCAAGATCGATCCAAACAGCCTCAACGACAGTTGGAACTACGGCGAATCCCCCGAGCGCTATCCCATCGATACGGCGCGGATCCGCACCGTGCTGGAAACCGCCGCGAAGGCCGCCGAGTGGGGGCGTGAGCTACCCAAGGGGCGAGGATTGGGATTGGCGGTGCATTACAGCTTCGTCACTTACGTGGCGGCGGCACTCGAAGTCGAGGTCAAGGATGACGGCACGGTGATCGTGCACAAGGCGGACATTGCCGTGGACTGCGGCCCGCAGATCAACCCTGAGCGCATCCGCTCGCAGTTCGAAGGCGCCTGCGTCATGGGCCTGGGCAATGCGATGGTTGGCGAAATCAGCTTCAAGGACGGCAAGGTGCAGCAGGACAATTTCCACATGTACGAAGTCGCGCGCATGTCCCTGGCGCCCAAGAAAGTGGCGGTGCATCTGGTCACTCCGCCGGGCGAGGTGCCGTTGGGCGGTGTCGGCGAGCCGGGCGTACCGCCGATCGCGCCGGCCCTGTGCAACGCGATCTTCGCCGCCACCGGCAAGCGTATCCGCGATTTGCCCGTGCGTTATCAGCTGCAAGGCTGGCAACAGGCCAAAGCTTGA
- a CDS encoding XdhC family protein, with protein MDSVDLNVLRSVLEWRRAGQRVVLFTVVQTWGTAPRPPGAMLALREDGVVIGSVSGGCVEDDLIARLHDGRIPADGPPVQLITYGVTREEAARFGLPCGGTLRLTEERVGDPGWVAELLERCEAHEIVARELTITSGDVILAAASKTDALVFDGQVLRAIYGPRWRLLLIGAGQLSRYVAEMARLLDFEVLICDPRKEFVYGWEEQHGRFVTGMPDEAVLSIQTDERTAIVALTHDPRLDDMALLTALDSKAFYVGALGSRVNSQKRRDNLAQLGLSAAAIERLHGPIGLHIGSHTPAEIALSLLAEIVAIKNGVELRQKKPL; from the coding sequence ATGGACAGCGTTGACCTGAACGTATTGCGCAGCGTGCTGGAGTGGCGTCGCGCCGGGCAGCGGGTGGTGTTGTTCACCGTGGTCCAGACCTGGGGCACCGCGCCACGGCCTCCGGGGGCCATGTTGGCCCTGCGCGAGGATGGCGTGGTGATCGGTTCGGTGTCGGGCGGTTGTGTCGAGGATGACCTGATCGCCCGGCTGCACGACGGCCGCATCCCGGCGGACGGCCCACCGGTGCAGTTGATCACCTACGGCGTTACCCGCGAAGAGGCGGCGCGCTTCGGCCTGCCGTGTGGTGGCACCCTGCGCCTGACCGAAGAGCGGGTGGGCGATCCTGGTTGGGTCGCCGAACTGCTTGAGCGCTGCGAGGCCCACGAGATCGTTGCCCGTGAGCTGACGATCACCAGCGGCGACGTGATTCTGGCTGCTGCGAGCAAAACCGACGCCCTGGTGTTCGATGGGCAGGTGCTGCGGGCCATCTATGGTCCACGATGGCGGCTGCTGTTGATCGGCGCCGGGCAGCTGTCCCGCTACGTGGCGGAAATGGCCCGGTTGCTGGATTTCGAGGTGCTGATCTGCGATCCACGCAAGGAGTTCGTCTACGGTTGGGAGGAGCAGCATGGCCGCTTCGTTACCGGCATGCCCGACGAAGCGGTGCTGAGCATCCAGACCGACGAGCGTACGGCCATTGTGGCCCTGACCCATGATCCACGCCTGGACGACATGGCGCTGCTGACTGCCCTGGATTCCAAGGCTTTTTATGTAGGTGCCCTGGGCTCGCGGGTCAACAGCCAGAAGCGCCGGGATAACCTGGCTCAGCTAGGCTTGTCGGCAGCGGCCATCGAACGATTGCACGGCCCCATTGGCCTGCACATCGGTAGCCACACGCCGGCGGAGATCGCGTTGTCGCTGCTGGCGGAAATCGTCGCCATCAAGAATGGCGTGGAGCTGCGGCAGAAAAAGCCGCTGTAG